A window of Metabacillus sp. B2-18 contains these coding sequences:
- a CDS encoding YxcD family protein, with protein MGQIKLSEQNIVNALCLHIAHKRQIKPQEVEIELLYDDDYGFSAEAYIHDRKQILITANLIEAIRFWLETEMNIDPFAAAIELVLDEDEGIISLIN; from the coding sequence ATGGGGCAAATAAAGCTTTCTGAGCAAAACATTGTAAATGCCTTATGTTTACACATTGCTCATAAAAGACAAATAAAACCTCAAGAGGTTGAGATCGAACTATTATATGATGATGATTATGGTTTTTCAGCTGAAGCATATATACATGACCGAAAGCAAATATTGATTACAGCCAATTTGATAGAGGCCATACGTTTTTGGTTAGAAACAGAAATGAATATAGATCCTTTTGCTGCTGCAATAGAACTAGTATTAGATGAAGATGAGGGAATAATTTCATTGATTAACTAA
- a CDS encoding GNAT family N-acetyltransferase — translation MFTKLLEDDHRTDNPEELKEELEDLEFQVFRMQDNLKEIAKKSKVLGVDQTKDDKLVIVYTPEDDQSCKIMLCDCETSYKGKWDFSIHATYVDDETIHIGDIKGPANKGYGSICMDYLKELAIEQNIPKITGDIAKRDWDHVDRLVHFYEKHDFHVEINYDHKSGEIMWYR, via the coding sequence ATGTTTACTAAACTATTAGAAGATGATCATCGTACTGATAACCCAGAAGAATTAAAAGAAGAGTTAGAGGATCTTGAATTTCAAGTTTTTAGAATGCAGGACAATTTAAAAGAAATTGCTAAAAAAAGCAAGGTACTAGGTGTTGATCAAACAAAAGATGATAAATTGGTTATCGTTTATACTCCAGAAGACGACCAATCCTGCAAAATTATGTTATGCGACTGTGAGACCTCTTATAAAGGTAAGTGGGATTTTTCAATACACGCAACTTATGTTGATGATGAAACGATCCACATTGGCGATATTAAAGGACCTGCAAATAAAGGCTATGGTTCCATATGTATGGACTACTTAAAAGAACTTGCAATTGAGCAAAACATCCCTAAAATTACAGGTGACATCGCAAAAAGAGATTGGGATCATGTTGACAGACTTGTTCATTTTTATGAAAAACATGATTTTCATGTTGAAATTAATTATGACCATAAATCTGGTGAAATTATGTGGTATAGATAA
- a CDS encoding ABC transporter ATP-binding protein, protein MNIIEINNLTKSYNKNRGIDGLTLSINEGEIFGFIGPNGAGKSTTIRTLLNFIHPTSGTAKIFGKDSVKDSREIRKNVGYLPSEVHYYDDMKALDLLEYSAKFHQYKNNQRIVELAKKLHLDLNKKIEDLSFGNRKKVGIIQALLHEPKLLILDEPTGGLDPLMQHTFFELLKIERDKGTTIFFSSHILSEVQKMCDRVAIIKEGKLLKVERVEKLLKNNVKKISLTIQAENEQAIEEIEGMNKVKNGDDWTFLYSGDINRLLHKMSTLHVKDLLIEEPSLEEVFIHYYE, encoded by the coding sequence ATGAACATAATTGAGATAAATAATTTGACCAAAAGCTACAATAAAAACAGAGGAATTGATGGTCTTACCCTTTCAATTAATGAAGGAGAAATTTTCGGTTTTATTGGACCAAATGGGGCAGGAAAAAGCACCACAATACGAACATTGTTAAATTTTATTCATCCAACAAGCGGAACAGCCAAAATCTTTGGGAAAGATAGTGTAAAAGATTCGAGGGAGATTCGAAAAAATGTTGGTTATTTACCATCTGAAGTTCACTACTATGATGATATGAAAGCTTTAGATTTACTTGAGTATTCAGCTAAATTTCATCAATATAAAAATAATCAACGAATAGTGGAATTAGCAAAGAAACTCCATTTAGACCTTAATAAAAAAATAGAAGATCTATCGTTTGGAAATAGAAAAAAAGTTGGAATTATTCAAGCGCTTCTTCACGAACCAAAATTGCTTATTTTGGATGAACCAACAGGGGGTTTAGATCCATTAATGCAACATACTTTCTTTGAACTATTAAAGATTGAGAGGGATAAAGGAACTACCATTTTCTTTTCATCTCATATCTTAAGTGAAGTTCAGAAAATGTGTGACCGTGTTGCGATTATTAAAGAAGGTAAATTATTAAAAGTAGAACGAGTTGAGAAGTTACTTAAAAATAATGTAAAAAAAATAAGCCTTACCATTCAAGCTGAAAATGAGCAAGCAATTGAAGAGATAGAGGGAATGAATAAAGTAAAAAACGGTGATGATTGGACCTTTTTGTATAGTGGCGACATAAATAGACTTCTTCATAAGATGTCAACACTACATGTGAAAGATTTATTAATAGAAGAGCCTTCTTTAGAGGAAGTTTTCATTCATTATTATGAGTAG
- a CDS encoding ABC transporter permease subunit — translation MIYQRELKKNLKSLIIWGIALSGIILMTLSIYPQFTQDQETMKELLNAYPDSFKQAFGMDRLDYGSLLGFYGVQVHFMTTLFGSIFAVMLASNIVAKEENEKTIEFLLSKPITRMQIMTEKWLAVMTNIALLNIIIMAISLIGFQFADDDPSMKTFILLVLATFLLHITFAAISFLLSTTMKKARTITSVSLGLVFLSYFLSVVSGITENLEGLKYFSFFKYIDAADIIANQSIKPLYLCIMLAIATIMIVLSYVAYHRKDIAV, via the coding sequence ATGATATATCAACGGGAGTTAAAGAAAAACTTAAAATCACTTATTATTTGGGGGATTGCATTAAGTGGAATCATTTTAATGACACTTAGCATTTATCCTCAATTTACTCAGGATCAAGAAACAATGAAGGAATTGCTTAATGCTTACCCGGATTCTTTTAAACAAGCATTTGGAATGGATCGCCTTGATTATGGATCTTTACTCGGATTTTATGGAGTTCAAGTTCACTTTATGACAACGTTATTTGGGAGTATCTTTGCGGTTATGTTAGCTTCAAATATTGTCGCTAAGGAAGAAAATGAAAAAACAATTGAATTTTTATTATCAAAGCCGATTACTCGTATGCAAATTATGACTGAAAAGTGGCTAGCTGTTATGACAAATATTGCTCTGTTAAATATAATCATTATGGCGATTTCTCTCATTGGCTTTCAATTTGCTGATGATGATCCGTCAATGAAAACGTTTATATTACTTGTTTTAGCAACTTTTCTACTGCATATTACATTTGCAGCTATATCATTCTTACTTTCAACGACAATGAAAAAGGCTAGAACAATCACATCTGTTTCATTAGGCTTGGTTTTTTTATCATATTTTTTAAGTGTAGTATCTGGTATTACCGAAAACTTAGAAGGACTCAAATATTTTAGTTTCTTCAAATATATCGATGCTGCTGACATTATTGCAAATCAATCAATTAAACCACTTTATCTATGTATCATGTTAGCTATAGCTACTATAATGATTGTGTTAAGCTATGTTGCTTATCATCGAAAGGATATTGCTGTATAA
- a CDS encoding TetR/AcrR family transcriptional regulator, with amino-acid sequence MYSAFEKLPDEKREKILTICIEEFSKTGYEKTSTETITSKAGISKGILFHYFKSKKNLYLYVVDYCRQLIGDKIIEEIKKVKTDDFFERIKEVVLIKQRIQYNFLIETKLVTSATLHPPVELKEQLQNLLQKNTDQYSGEFLAKLLDKQLLEGQPSPEKIIELTMLALDSVTKKYVHLFESKQVEFDDILEKMMPELDEYIDIIKYGVYGSR; translated from the coding sequence TTGTATTCTGCATTTGAAAAATTACCTGATGAAAAGAGAGAAAAGATTTTAACAATCTGTATCGAAGAGTTTTCAAAAACCGGTTATGAAAAAACCTCAACTGAGACAATTACTTCAAAAGCTGGTATATCAAAAGGAATTCTTTTTCATTATTTTAAAAGTAAGAAAAACCTTTATTTATATGTTGTTGACTATTGCAGGCAGCTAATCGGAGATAAGATTATCGAAGAAATAAAAAAGGTTAAGACGGATGATTTTTTTGAAAGAATAAAAGAGGTTGTTCTCATTAAACAACGAATTCAATATAATTTTTTAATTGAAACAAAACTCGTTACAAGTGCTACTCTTCATCCACCGGTTGAATTAAAAGAACAATTACAGAATTTGTTACAAAAGAATACTGATCAATATAGTGGAGAATTTTTAGCGAAGCTGTTAGATAAACAATTATTAGAAGGTCAACCCTCACCTGAAAAAATAATAGAATTAACTATGCTTGCATTAGATTCTGTTACTAAAAAATATGTTCATCTTTTTGAAAGTAAACAGGTAGAATTTGACGATATACTAGAAAAAATGATGCCGGAACTTGATGAATATATTGATATTATTAAATATGGTGTGTATGGAAGTCGTTGA
- a CDS encoding ribonuclease J, with protein sequence MATDQLSLFALGGVNEIGKNMYVIQYADEIIVVDCGGKFPDENLLGIDLIIPDLTYLEENKEKIKALVVTHGHEDHIGGIPYFLKKLNVPIYGTRFTLGLIELKLMEHNLVRDTELIQIDSESTVEFNKISLSFFKTNHSIPDCLGIVFHTPEGVVVHTGDFKFDLTPVNDQHSDIHKMAEIGRKGVLALLSESTNAERSGLTPSEKMVGEHMEEAFIKATRKVIVSTFASNVNRVQQVVDAALKTNRKLALLGRSMVNVVDVAIERGYLTIPEGMLIEPSQINELAPEKVAILCTGSQGEPLAALARLSTSNYRDAEILAGDTVILAASPIPGNERNVSKIIDNLFTLGAKVIYGSGSSTGMHVSGHGYQEDLKLMLTLIMPKYFIPIHGEYRMLHQHRLLAESVGVEKDHTFIVNLGDVVDIENQEARQTRKVHAGNTFVDGIGVGDIGDIVLRDRKQLSEDGMLVIVITLSKADKKIISGPDTISRGFVYARNSEDLLKDVNRQVERIIKDLQRERVHQWNVMKQNIKKTIGQHLYKQTKRKPMILPIIIEV encoded by the coding sequence ATGGCCACGGATCAATTATCATTATTCGCACTTGGTGGCGTGAATGAAATCGGGAAAAACATGTATGTGATTCAATATGCCGATGAAATCATTGTAGTCGATTGCGGAGGTAAATTTCCAGATGAAAATCTATTAGGAATTGATTTAATCATTCCTGACTTAACCTACTTAGAAGAAAACAAAGAAAAAATAAAGGCGTTAGTTGTAACACACGGCCACGAAGACCATATTGGAGGTATTCCCTACTTTCTCAAGAAATTGAATGTTCCTATATACGGAACACGTTTTACACTCGGTTTAATTGAATTAAAGCTAATGGAACATAATCTTGTAAGAGATACTGAATTGATTCAAATAGATTCTGAATCTACTGTAGAATTCAATAAAATTTCCTTAAGCTTCTTTAAAACTAATCACAGTATTCCAGACTGTTTGGGAATTGTTTTTCACACACCTGAAGGAGTTGTCGTACATACTGGAGACTTTAAATTCGATTTAACTCCTGTAAATGATCAACATTCAGATATCCACAAAATGGCTGAGATTGGTAGAAAAGGTGTTCTAGCTCTTTTATCAGAAAGTACTAATGCAGAACGTTCGGGTTTAACTCCATCAGAAAAAATGGTTGGCGAGCATATGGAGGAAGCTTTTATTAAAGCCACAAGAAAAGTCATTGTCTCCACCTTCGCTTCAAATGTTAATCGTGTTCAACAAGTCGTTGATGCTGCACTCAAAACCAATAGAAAGCTTGCACTTCTAGGTAGAAGTATGGTGAATGTGGTTGATGTAGCTATTGAACGAGGCTATTTAACCATTCCTGAGGGTATGTTGATCGAACCTAGTCAAATAAATGAGCTCGCCCCGGAAAAGGTCGCTATATTATGTACTGGTAGTCAAGGAGAGCCACTAGCTGCACTTGCTCGACTTTCCACTTCAAATTATCGTGACGCAGAAATACTTGCAGGTGATACTGTCATATTAGCAGCTTCTCCAATACCTGGTAATGAACGGAATGTCTCGAAGATTATTGACAACTTGTTTACACTGGGGGCTAAAGTTATTTACGGTTCAGGAAGTTCTACAGGAATGCATGTTTCAGGACATGGTTATCAAGAAGATCTAAAGCTTATGCTTACATTAATAATGCCAAAGTATTTTATTCCCATACATGGTGAATATAGAATGTTACATCAACACCGTTTATTAGCTGAGTCGGTTGGAGTAGAAAAAGATCATACCTTTATCGTAAACCTGGGCGATGTGGTTGACATTGAAAACCAAGAAGCCCGTCAAACTAGAAAAGTGCATGCAGGTAACACATTTGTGGACGGAATTGGCGTGGGTGATATAGGTGATATTGTTCTAAGAGATCGAAAACAATTATCCGAAGACGGTATGCTTGTTATTGTGATTACCTTAAGTAAAGCTGATAAAAAAATCATTTCCGGACCAGACACAATTTCAAGAGGATTTGTTTATGCCCGAAACTCTGAAGACCTCTTAAAAGATGTTAACCGTCAAGTAGAACGAATCATTAAAGATCTACAAAGAGAAAGAGTTCACCAATGGAACGTCATGAAACAAAACATCAAAAAAACAATTGGTCAGCATTTATATAAGCAGACAAAAAGAAAACCTATGATACTTCCTATCATTATAGAAGTGTAA
- a CDS encoding tyrosine-type recombinase/integrase codes for MNTEKNMIEEFSIWQKQLGKAEGTIKTYIGVLEKFEAWLSSKGKSLNSVSRNDVQLYMDELENQQKTAGTIEKYLAAISVFVRFIDKSEIVLDIKRKEKIKDTSIPESLEESEEKKLLLEVKADGNLRNIAIVYTLLYTGIRISELCALNFDDIQEVDGKKKLLIKDNDGEIDRFIPLTTDVSYHLENYIDSLTIKKDAIFVSSVNKRLSTRAVQYMLQKYDVNPHKLRHTFCQKLINKGINLHIVAKLAGHKDVNVTKRYVGNTQPNLDNAIDQAFS; via the coding sequence ATGAACACTGAGAAGAATATGATTGAGGAATTTAGTATTTGGCAAAAACAACTAGGAAAAGCTGAAGGTACAATCAAAACTTATATTGGTGTACTAGAAAAATTCGAGGCTTGGTTATCATCAAAAGGTAAATCACTAAATTCAGTCTCTAGGAATGATGTTCAGTTATATATGGATGAACTTGAGAATCAACAAAAAACGGCTGGAACAATTGAAAAATATTTAGCGGCTATTAGTGTTTTTGTTCGTTTTATAGACAAGTCTGAAATTGTTTTGGATATCAAGCGTAAAGAGAAGATTAAGGATACAAGCATTCCTGAATCTCTGGAAGAAAGTGAAGAGAAAAAACTATTACTTGAAGTTAAAGCAGATGGTAATCTTCGCAATATAGCGATTGTTTATACATTATTATATACGGGCATTCGTATATCTGAACTATGTGCTTTAAATTTTGATGATATTCAAGAGGTTGATGGAAAAAAGAAATTATTAATAAAAGATAATGATGGTGAGATTGATCGTTTTATTCCATTAACAACAGATGTAAGTTATCATCTGGAGAATTATATTGATTCTTTAACTATTAAAAAAGATGCCATTTTTGTATCAAGTGTGAATAAGCGGCTCTCTACTAGAGCTGTGCAGTATATGTTACAAAAATATGATGTTAATCCACATAAGCTTCGTCATACATTTTGCCAGAAGTTAATTAATAAAGGAATTAATCTTCATATAGTTGCAAAATTAGCAGGTCATAAAGACGTTAATGTGACAAAAAGATATGTTGGAAATACACAGCCAAATTTGGATAATGCAATTGATCAAGCTTTTTCATAG
- a CDS encoding bifunctional diguanylate cyclase/phosphodiesterase → MIEEHTRYSRLAHITKLINTKLELHEVLGHVVTAISEEIFQCDSVGIYLPQEDGTYRGFVGKPEYINGATLDMHVIDPKKDILANEVLETKESIYIPDTSKDSRPDRRAVEAFKITSLLALPINYEDEVYGLVFLFNYGVYMNLKDTEIQAVEAYVNMAAVAIRNANNLTKKENLISEKQLLIDVTKELSLCSTLNEVLDKCFSYVGIVLKNKNIGAHLLDPVAEKQIKPASLSKGSDWTEEDWMKTHNVINIDHSTDKLFQEVIKTKKAVFIPDVYCDPRPNHEACRSFGIKGILMLPIVTMGEILGLLAIVNLGQKERVYTQAEIQLAQSIVEATASVLSHIIYMEKQELIIKKRTCELTEKNTELEDVVGELQRLSREKEMILNSAGDGIVGVNIEGNISFCNPASETILGYSEKELIGKPYKIFFHKSDQTLHKQGNKGNGVTTYTDAIFIRKDGSNCPVEYSSTPIKEEKKLVGYVVTFKDITYRKQMEEKINYHAYYDSLTNLPNRLLLKDRLDQGLVYAQLHKEKLAVLFLDLDRFKTVNDMLGHSYGDLLLRMVAKRLKECAYNGCTVSRQGGDEFTIILPVARNEFAIREFAENIISAFEEPFDLNGNEIFVKASIGISLFPQDGEKADDLIKKADTAMYKVKELSGNDYQFYTSAMDKRTMDNVKLETSLYRALDLNEFLVVYQPQFDYKHKKIIGVEALLRWNHSSKGMIPPGQFIPLAEETGLIVQIGEWVLKQSCKQLKEWQDKGFKHFTISVNVSAQQFNKKDFVTMVKNILAETQLDPSYLELELTENLIIQNTEETLSKMSELKKLGIKISIDDFGTGYSSLGYLRNFPINTLKIDRSFINDVCHDSKNAAITNTIITLAHNLNLHVIAEGVETKDQIDFLSSSNCHLVQGFYFSPPIKADDFFEKYLN, encoded by the coding sequence ATGATTGAAGAACACACGAGATACTCTCGTCTCGCACATATTACAAAATTAATTAATACAAAACTAGAATTACATGAAGTGTTAGGGCATGTTGTAACGGCCATATCTGAGGAAATCTTCCAGTGTGATTCAGTTGGAATATACCTCCCTCAAGAAGATGGGACATATCGGGGGTTTGTTGGTAAGCCTGAGTATATTAATGGTGCCACATTGGATATGCATGTAATTGATCCTAAGAAAGACATCCTTGCAAATGAGGTTCTTGAAACAAAGGAAAGTATTTATATTCCTGATACGTCAAAGGATTCTAGGCCTGACCGTAGAGCGGTCGAGGCCTTTAAAATAACTTCTCTTTTAGCGCTGCCTATTAATTATGAAGATGAAGTATACGGGCTGGTGTTTCTATTTAACTATGGAGTTTATATGAATCTTAAAGATACTGAGATTCAGGCAGTAGAAGCTTATGTGAATATGGCTGCAGTTGCTATAAGAAATGCGAACAACCTGACAAAAAAGGAAAATCTTATTTCAGAAAAACAGCTTCTTATTGATGTTACAAAGGAACTGTCTCTTTGTTCTACTTTAAATGAAGTATTGGATAAATGTTTTTCATATGTAGGAATAGTCTTAAAGAATAAAAATATTGGGGCTCATTTATTAGATCCTGTTGCAGAAAAGCAAATTAAGCCAGCCAGTCTTAGTAAAGGAAGCGATTGGACAGAAGAAGACTGGATGAAAACTCATAATGTTATAAACATCGACCATTCAACAGATAAACTTTTTCAAGAGGTTATAAAAACGAAAAAGGCTGTGTTCATCCCGGATGTTTACTGCGACCCACGTCCTAATCATGAGGCGTGCCGTTCATTTGGTATTAAAGGTATTCTTATGCTGCCAATTGTAACAATGGGTGAAATATTGGGATTACTTGCTATTGTAAATCTAGGACAAAAAGAACGTGTTTACACACAAGCTGAAATTCAGTTAGCACAGTCTATTGTTGAAGCGACTGCGTCTGTTTTATCACATATCATTTATATGGAGAAACAGGAACTTATCATAAAGAAGAGAACCTGTGAGTTAACAGAAAAAAATACGGAGCTTGAGGATGTTGTTGGAGAATTACAACGTTTAAGTCGTGAAAAGGAAATGATTCTTAATTCGGCAGGAGATGGAATTGTTGGTGTTAACATTGAAGGTAACATCTCTTTTTGTAATCCAGCTTCCGAAACAATATTAGGTTATAGTGAAAAGGAATTAATCGGTAAACCGTATAAAATCTTTTTTCATAAAAGTGATCAAACTCTACATAAGCAGGGGAATAAGGGTAACGGTGTAACAACCTATACAGATGCAATATTTATTCGTAAAGATGGATCAAATTGTCCGGTTGAATATTCCTCAACGCCAATTAAAGAAGAAAAAAAGCTAGTTGGTTACGTTGTAACATTTAAAGACATTACGTACCGAAAACAAATGGAAGAGAAAATAAACTATCATGCTTATTATGATAGTTTAACAAATCTTCCTAATCGACTGTTATTAAAAGATCGACTTGATCAAGGATTAGTATATGCACAGTTGCACAAAGAAAAACTGGCGGTGCTGTTTTTGGATTTAGACCGATTTAAAACCGTTAATGATATGCTTGGCCATAGCTATGGTGATTTATTATTAAGAATGGTAGCAAAAAGATTAAAAGAATGTGCTTACAATGGCTGCACGGTTTCACGTCAAGGTGGAGATGAATTTACTATTATTTTACCTGTAGCACGAAATGAATTCGCGATAAGGGAATTCGCGGAAAATATTATCTCTGCTTTTGAGGAACCTTTTGATCTTAATGGAAATGAGATTTTTGTTAAGGCGAGTATCGGCATTAGCTTGTTTCCACAAGACGGTGAGAAAGCTGATGACTTAATTAAAAAAGCTGATACAGCCATGTACAAAGTGAAGGAACTTTCAGGAAATGATTATCAATTTTATACTTCGGCAATGGACAAGCGGACAATGGATAATGTGAAACTGGAAACGTCTTTATACCGAGCGTTGGATCTTAATGAATTTCTTGTCGTATATCAACCGCAATTTGATTATAAGCATAAGAAAATTATTGGAGTGGAAGCACTTCTTAGATGGAACCACAGTTCAAAAGGAATGATTCCACCAGGACAGTTTATTCCACTTGCCGAAGAAACAGGGCTTATCGTGCAAATAGGTGAATGGGTACTTAAACAATCATGTAAACAACTTAAGGAATGGCAAGATAAAGGATTTAAACATTTCACAATATCTGTTAATGTATCGGCTCAGCAATTTAATAAAAAAGACTTTGTCACTATGGTTAAAAATATCTTAGCAGAAACACAACTTGATCCTAGCTATCTAGAGCTCGAATTAACCGAAAACTTGATTATCCAAAATACTGAGGAAACTCTATCTAAGATGTCTGAACTTAAAAAATTAGGAATTAAGATTTCAATTGATGATTTTGGAACAGGATACTCATCATTAGGATATTTAAGGAACTTTCCAATCAATACGTTAAAAATTGATCGATCTTTTATTAATGATGTTTGTCACGATTCAAAAAATGCAGCAATAACCAATACAATTATTACATTAGCGCACAATTTAAACTTACATGTTATTGCTGAAGGTGTGGAAACCAAAGATCAAATTGATTTTCTCTCATCAAGTAATTGTCACCTTGTGCAAGGTTTCTATTTTTCACCACCTATAAAAGCAGATGATTTTTTTGAAAAGTACTTAAATTAG
- a CDS encoding thiamine pyrophosphate-binding protein: MKAIRAVLNYLQNGGVKYIFGIPAGSVNAFFDELYDLPEITPIVTKHEGAASYMAASYAKYSQSLSVCIGCSGPGGTNLVTGAANAMREHLPVLFITGAVPVNTVGLNASQELNAQPVFEPVTKFSATVNRSDELMDIVEEAVNIAMSGVPGPVHVAIPIDIQLEMVDENIEIPGFPVMKKVVPQQEIVEKTAQRLLHHQDGIIFVGQGARQAVDEVIELAELLNMSIICSPQAKGLMEDSHPLFKGVFGFAGHEKASEIVNESQGNTLLIAGSSLGETATNNWNVNLTKNREVIQIDFDSTVFDRKYQVNIPIVGDCKLTLRAIIEEVKKHVNDQHVYFKKEEFFELEHHLNEFNSQNVLVALQRSLPESTRYTIDIGEFMSYVIHYMKVKEPDTFDINVHFGAMGTGIGTAIGSKLAEPERDVVCITGDGCFFMHGMEILTAKEYELPILFVVMNNARLGMVYHGHNLQYQRSHSRFEQKAVSIATLAESMGISSACVQRMEDLTPELILQLQSEKGPSVLEIQLVDQNIPPMGDRVKFLSSFGK; encoded by the coding sequence ATGAAGGCAATTCGAGCTGTGCTTAATTATTTACAAAATGGCGGAGTGAAATATATATTTGGAATTCCAGCAGGTTCTGTGAATGCGTTTTTTGATGAGCTGTATGATCTCCCAGAGATAACTCCTATTGTTACAAAGCATGAAGGTGCTGCTTCATATATGGCTGCTTCTTATGCAAAATATTCTCAGAGTTTAAGTGTTTGTATAGGATGTAGTGGACCAGGTGGTACAAACTTAGTTACAGGTGCAGCGAATGCAATGCGAGAGCATTTACCCGTTTTGTTTATAACAGGTGCTGTTCCTGTAAATACTGTTGGACTTAATGCTTCGCAAGAGCTAAATGCACAACCAGTATTTGAACCGGTTACGAAGTTTAGTGCCACTGTAAACCGTTCTGATGAACTTATGGACATTGTTGAAGAAGCGGTGAATATTGCCATGTCAGGTGTTCCGGGGCCAGTTCATGTTGCGATCCCAATAGATATTCAGCTTGAAATGGTTGATGAAAATATTGAAATTCCTGGATTCCCAGTCATGAAAAAGGTTGTTCCTCAACAAGAGATTGTAGAAAAAACTGCCCAAAGGTTACTACACCATCAAGATGGAATTATTTTTGTCGGACAAGGAGCAAGACAAGCTGTTGATGAAGTAATTGAATTAGCAGAGCTACTAAATATGTCTATTATTTGTTCTCCGCAAGCAAAAGGTTTAATGGAAGACAGTCATCCGCTGTTTAAAGGAGTATTTGGTTTTGCTGGTCATGAGAAGGCTTCTGAAATTGTTAACGAAAGCCAAGGGAATACTCTTCTCATTGCTGGTTCAAGCTTAGGTGAAACTGCCACAAATAATTGGAATGTTAATTTAACAAAAAATAGAGAAGTTATCCAAATTGATTTTGATTCAACTGTTTTTGATCGCAAATACCAAGTTAATATACCTATAGTAGGGGATTGTAAGTTAACATTACGTGCAATCATTGAAGAGGTGAAAAAGCATGTTAATGATCAACATGTTTATTTCAAGAAAGAAGAGTTTTTCGAACTTGAACATCATTTAAATGAGTTTAACTCTCAAAATGTGTTAGTAGCTCTACAAAGAAGTTTACCAGAGTCTACTCGATATACAATTGACATTGGTGAATTCATGTCATATGTTATTCATTACATGAAGGTAAAAGAGCCTGATACATTTGATATTAATGTCCATTTCGGTGCCATGGGTACTGGAATAGGAACAGCAATAGGAAGTAAATTAGCTGAACCCGAAAGAGATGTTGTCTGCATAACAGGTGACGGTTGTTTCTTTATGCATGGCATGGAAATATTAACAGCAAAGGAATATGAGCTACCTATCCTTTTTGTTGTGATGAATAATGCACGTCTTGGGATGGTTTATCATGGTCATAATTTACAATACCAACGTTCGCATTCACGGTTCGAACAAAAAGCAGTGAGTATTGCTACATTAGCAGAATCAATGGGTATATCCAGTGCATGTGTTCAACGAATGGAAGATTTAACACCAGAACTCATTCTACAGCTACAGTCTGAAAAGGGCCCATCTGTATTGGAAATTCAACTTGTTGATCAAAATATTCCACCAATGGGTGATCGAGTAAAATTTCTTTCATCGTTTGGAAAATAA
- a CDS encoding class D sortase, which produces MVTRIVSYLSIGLILVGITVFIYQTYWITIGFQSINEQEVKASYSPPQQGKTIKTVNQDPPEEGTKLGILTIPKLDRTLPIFQGASEEILKKGVGHISSTPLPGEDSNSVLSAHRDTFFRQLDSLVVGDKLIVNRSDVSFIYKIKKIRIVNKNDKTVIVPKPKSTLTLTTCYPFTYIGPAPQRYIIEAELITKPKIEQ; this is translated from the coding sequence ATGGTTACTAGGATTGTCTCTTATCTATCTATCGGGCTAATCTTAGTTGGAATCACCGTTTTTATCTATCAAACCTATTGGATTACAATTGGATTTCAATCGATAAACGAACAAGAGGTAAAAGCATCCTATTCTCCACCTCAACAAGGTAAAACAATAAAAACTGTCAATCAAGATCCTCCTGAAGAAGGTACAAAACTAGGAATATTAACTATTCCTAAGCTCGATAGAACATTGCCTATATTTCAGGGGGCAAGTGAGGAAATCCTTAAAAAGGGTGTTGGTCATATATCATCAACACCCTTACCTGGTGAGGATAGTAACTCAGTCTTATCGGCACATCGCGATACCTTTTTTCGTCAACTAGATTCTTTAGTCGTTGGAGATAAACTAATCGTGAATCGATCAGATGTATCTTTTATTTACAAAATTAAAAAGATTAGAATTGTCAATAAAAACGATAAAACGGTAATAGTTCCGAAACCAAAAAGTACGTTAACACTTACAACCTGCTATCCTTTCACCTATATCGGACCAGCACCACAACGATACATTATTGAAGCCGAGTTAATTACAAAGCCAAAAATTGAACAATAA